A window of Hevea brasiliensis isolate MT/VB/25A 57/8 chromosome 14, ASM3005281v1, whole genome shotgun sequence contains these coding sequences:
- the LOC131172697 gene encoding protein FAR1-RELATED SEQUENCE 5-like, giving the protein MTYSNNYEKVISLEDDEALKNMDIDNETPYISRSEKDINALMNTVVCNEGEAYKLYNDYAIGVGFSIRRGTTRYHVGTRDISQKEYYCSSEGFSKEVKLCETRYRNRFETRTGCQAMVRFTIVDGMWKVTKFISDHNHELASPSEIHLLRSNRELTASKANVINSMINAGISTKHAYAYLSKEVGGSECVGFTKRDCYNYVNKQKMVLIEAGDSQSLINHFKHRMSGDAMYVYTVQVDQENRMTNFFWRDGRSRIDYDCFGDVVVFDTTYRTNRYNLICAPFVGVNHHWQNCMFGCAFLLDETTDSFIWLFTSFLESMGGKAPKTIITDQDQAISNAIAKVFPNTRHQLCLWHISKNAPSHLGSYNSNPEFRRLFYKCLQGCETEAEFQATWDRMMDEFSGLKNHKWLNNLYKIREKWCMALNNDVFSGGFKSSQRSESTNNVLNGIANKSISLTKFVLSFEDVVARWHSEEASEDYNCKKGLTSLAIRNSGILNHAAKVYTNKIFKLFQNELLNGIATNWSEIACHDNVYSFEVVGEWGNSRTRTVHFNASTMDISCTCKKFQSMGLLCSHALKIFIVKNVTKIPDNYILRRWTKDAKKRMIEYVQGESHANDEETATIFRNNLMKLSYDIIMRSQGNEATRQFCRDALRKLDIDINRELTRLQLSENDATTENQIIDSFNEDDESDPILDPPRVKRKGVSNARLKGHFEKRKTKARKESKNSGKIMQSNVKESSQIGSERSSQYACSILVGGREVFPKHHITFFSVGC; this is encoded by the exons ATGACATATTCCAACAATTATGAAAAAG TTATATCCCTTGAAGATGATGAAGCACTGAAAAATATGGATATTGACAATGAGACTCCATATATTAGTCGAAGTGAAAAAGATATCAACGCTCTGATGAACACAGTGGTTTGCAATGAAGGTGAGGCATATAAGCTATATAATGATTATGCTATTGGAGTTGGTTTTAGTATTAGGAGAGGAACCACTAGATATCATGTTGGCACAAGGGATATTTCACAAAAGGAGTATTATTGTTCAAGTGAAGGTTTTAGTAAAGAAGTTAAACTTTGTGAAACAAGATACCGTAATAGATTTGAAACAAGAACTGGTTGTCAAGCTATGGTCCGTTTTACAATTGTAGATGGCATGTGGAAGGTCACAAAGTTTATATCAGACCATAACCATGAACTTGCATCACCAAGTGAAATTCATCTCTTGAGGTCTAATAGGGAGTTAACTGCTTCCAAAGCCAATGTCATAAACTCAATGATCAATGCAGGCATAAGTACCAAGCATGCTTATGcttatttgtctaaagaagttggGGGAAGTGAGTGTGTTGGTTTCACCAAAAGAGATTGCTATAACTATGTTAATAAGCAAAAGATGGTTTTGATTGAAGCAGGTGATTCTCAAAGTTTAATAAATCATTTCAAACATAGAATGAGTGGTGATGCAATGTATGTGTACACAGTTCAAGTTGATCAGGAGAATAGAATGACAAATTTTTTTTGGCGAGATGGGAGATCAAGAATTGATTATGATTGTTTTGGTGATGTGGTTGTTTTTGACACCACTTATCGCACAAATAGATATAATTTAATTTGTGCGCCATTTGTTGGGGTTAATCACCATTGGCAAAATTGCATGTTTGGTTGTGCATTCTTGCTAGATGAAACTACAGATTCCTTTATATGGCTATTTACCTCATTCTTAGAATCAATGGGAGGGAAAGCACCAAAAACAATCATCACTGATCAAGATCAAGCAATATCCAATGCCATTGCTAAAGTGTTTCCTAATACTAGACATCAGTTATGTTTATGGCATATTTCAAAGAATGCTCCTTCTCATTTGGGTAGTTACAATTCAAATCCTGAATTTCGTAGGCTTTTCTATAAATGTTTACAAGGTTGTGAAACAGAGGCTGAATTCCAAGCAACATGGGATAGAATGATGGATGAATTTAGTGGTCTTAAAAACCATAAAtggttaaataatttatataaaattcgtGAAAAGTGGTGTATGGCTCTGAATAATGATGTATTTTCAGGTGGATTTAAATCATCTCAAAGAAGTGAAAGCACAAATAATGTATTGAATGGTATTGCAAACAAATCAATTTCACTTACAAAATTTGTGCTTTCATTTGAGGATGTAGTGGCAAGGTGGCATTCTGAAGAAGCAAGTGAAGATTATAATTGTAAAAAAGGTTTGACTTCTCTTGCCATTAGGAATAGTGGCATTTTGAATCATGCAGCAAAGGTTTATACtaataaaattttcaagttatttcaGAATGAGTTGCTTAATGGGATTGCAACAAATTGGTCAGAAATTGCTTGTCATGATAATGTTTACTCTTTTGAAGTAGTGGGAGAGTGGGGAAACTCAAGGACAAGAACTGTGCATTTTAATGCTTCTACTATGGATATTAGTTGCACCTGTAAGAAATTTCAGTCTATGGGATTATTGTGTTCACAtgcattaaaaatttttattgtcAAGAATGTGACCAAGATACCagataattatattttaaggAGATGGACTAAAGATGCAAAGAAAAGGATGATTGAATATGTGCAAGGAGAATCTCATGCAAATGATGAGGAGACTGCAACCATTTTTCGTAATAATTTGATGAAGCTTTCTTATGATATTATAATGAGAAGCCAAGGAAATGAAGCTACTAGACAATTTTGTCGAGATGCACTTCGGAAATTGGACATTGATATTAACAGGGAGCTAACAAGACTTCAATTAAGTGAAAATGATGCAACAACAGAGAATCAGATTATTGATTCATTTAATGAAGATGATGAGAGTGATCCTATTTTAGATCCTCCACGAGTTAAGCGGAAAGGTGTTTCAAATGCAAGATTAAAGGGTCATTTTGAAAAGAGAAAGACCAAAGCCAGAAAAGAATCAAAAAATTCag GAAAAATCATGCAATCAAATGTTAAAGAGTCTTCACAAATTGGCAGTGAGAGATCTTCACAGTATGCCT GCAGCATTCTAGTTGGTGGAAGAGAAGTTTTTCCCAAGCATCATATTACTTTCTTTAGTGTAGGATGTTAg
- the LOC110643465 gene encoding zinc finger BED domain-containing protein RICESLEEPER 1, which translates to MAIAPSSYCLLTCELEAEITGAHSFSSSMDSNSQQTRIVGANTFPSSMDFNSQQTESSLGFSVYWMVPIRGLDNFSDIYSRIAGSNSLAKPCEQAGTSWSDSNPNVWRNTTPNGNSLFRPVPRQGGQQTDESLFGVAGPCAQTGTSSSGPIPSSLGSSGGSAWRSVPTSQGGQQTNRSLYEGAKQQDNITTSSTQIPSPQHITGSYPLAKPCEQAGTSSSGPATLSLEGSVSRSGSTSQGGQQTNGSLYGGYFQTSTVNSVEAVESCKDATVSQPSETTQRSSNSGFDKSTTPINPSQFVAENIEPTSSLPPTSQLGKKRKLTSSVWDHFGRVNCNGNDWAICHHCKSRLKANSKNGTKSLHNHLEKCGKKNNQDIAKCLEKQKQISLQFGNFTFDQEKSRRELACAIILHEYPLSIVEHVGFKKFVASLQPLFEMVSRNTIEKDILNIYAIEFEKLYNVFKKLECRIAITTDMWTSNQKEGFMSITAHYIDESWVLQNRILRFVHVLALHTKEELEGHLMDAFSKWDILTKISTITVDNYTNDGVVPIIDDKLYSDLLCDGPILCTRYYVHIVNLAIKDGLSIIENSLVRIRVTVAFWSDTPQRVKTFEEMAKELKISCEKKLSLDCRTHWKSTYLMLETAIGYKDVFPRLRIREKNYTSVPTDDDWEMAKMVLEKLETIRSISKISVGRKYPTSNCYFVPICHLRSSMVDWMKSDNEVIKTMSSKMFDYLQKYWKVVRDVLSIAVILDPRYKMRVFEYFFPMIYGDDASSEIEQAKTTCYNLLSNYQCRVSEPKSHFISLVPPIPMLESQGSLKKDWSNLVAFLSSSSSSVHVKSELNYYLEESLFPCMQDFEFDILNWWKTNGIKYPTLQKIARDFLAMLVFTNVSKSAFSIGGRVLSVHQSRLCQDTL; encoded by the exons ATGGCAATCGCTCCCTCCTCTTACTGTCTGCTTACTTGTGAGCTGGAAGCAGAGATAACCGGAGCCCATAGTTTTTCATCGTCCATGGACTCCAATTCCCAACAAACAA GGATAGTCGGAGCCAATACTTTTCCATCGTCCATGGACTTCAATTCCCAACAAACAG AGTCCTCGTTAGGTTTCTCTGTGTATTGGATGGTCCCTATTCGTGGCTTGGATAAC TTCTCGGATATATATTCTCGAATTGCAGGTAGTAATTCTCTTGCTAAACCTTGTGAACAAGCTGGGACCTCATGGTCTGACAGTAACCCTAATGTTTGGAG GAACACAACTCCGAATGGAAATTCTCTTTTTAGGCCTGTACCGAGGCAGGGGGGGCAGCAAACAGATGAGAGCTTGTTTGGAG TTGCAGGACCTTGCGCACAAACTGGGACCTCTTCGTCTGGCCCTATACCTTCATCTTTGGGATCTTCGGGAGGAAGTGCTTGGAG GTCTGTTCCGACTAGCCAGGGGGGGCAGCAAACAAACAGGAGCTTGTATGAAG GCGCCAAACAGCAGGACAACATCACCACATCATCTACACAGATACCCTCGCCTCAGCACA TTACAGGTAGTTATCCTCTTGCCAAACCTTGCGAACAAGCGGGGACCTCATCGTCTGGCCCTGCAACTTTATCCTTGGAAGGAAGTGTCTCGAG GTCTGGATCGACTAGCCAGGGAGGGCAGCAAACAAATGGGAGCTTGTATGGAG GATATTTTCAGACATCAACAGTTAATAGTGTTGAAGCTGTAGAGAGTTGTAAAGATGCTACTGTTTCTCAACCATCTGAAACTACTCAGCGATCTAGTAATTCTGGTTTTGATAAGTCAACGACACCAATCAATCCCTCCCAATTTGTGGCAGAAAATATAGAGCCCACCTCTAGTCTTCCTCCAACTAGTCAATTGGGAAAGAAAAGGAAGTTGACGTCGTCTGTTTGGGATCATTTTGGTAGAGTTAATTGCAATGGGAATGATTGGGCAATTTGTCATCATTGTAAGTCAAGGCTTAAGGCTAATAGCAAAAATGGCACCAAGTCTTTGCATAATCACCTAGAGAAGTGTGGGAAGAAAAACAATCAAGACATAGCCAAATGTCTAGAGAAGCAAAAACAAATCTCTTTACAATTTGGGAATTTTACATTTGatcaagaaaaatcaagaagagAGTTGGCATGTGCTATCATATTACATGAGTATCCACTCTCAATTGTTGAACATGTGGGATTTAAAAAGTTTGTTGCTAGTCTTCAACCACTCTTCGAAATGGTTTCTAGAAATACTATTGAGAAAGATATTTTGAATATCTATGCTATTGAGTTTGAAAAGTTATACAATGTGTTCAAGAAACTCGAGTGTCGAATAGCAATCACCACTGATATGTGGACATCAAATCAAAAGGAAGGTTTCATGTCTATCACTGCACATTATATTGATGAGTCTTGGGTGTTACAAAATCGCATTTTACG ATTTGTTCATGTGCTAGCACTGCATACTAAGGAAGAACTTGAAGGACATTTGATGGATGCTTTTAGCAAGTGGGATATTTTGACAAAAATTTCTACAATCACTGTAGACAATTACACCAATGATGGTGTGGTTCCTATTATTGATGATAAATTGTACAGTGATCTTTTATGTGATGGGCCTATATTGTGTACGAGGTATTATGTGCATATTGTGAATCTTGCTATAAAGGATGGGTTATCCATTATTGAGAATTCACTTGTAAGAATTAGGGTTACTGTAGCTTTTTGGTCAGACACTCCTCAACGAGTGAAaacatttgaagaaatggcaaaagaATTGAAGATTTCTTGTGAGAAAAAGTTGAGTTTAGATTGTAGAACTCATTGGAAATCAACATATTTGATGCTTGAAACAGCAATTGGATATAAGGATGTCTTTCCTAGGTTGAGAATTAGGGAAAAAAATTATACGAGCGTGCCAACTGATGATGATTGGGAAATGGCAAAAATGGTTTTAGAAAAGTTAGAAACTATTCGTAGCATCTCTAAAATATCTGTTGGGAGAAAATATCCAACTTCTAATTGTTATTTCGTTCCCATTTGTCATTTGAGAAGTTCAATGGTGGATTGGATGAAGTCTGATAATGAGGTTATAAAGACCATGTCTAGTAAAATGTTTGATTATCTTCAGAAATATTGGAAGGTGGTTCGTGATGTTTTGTCTATAGCTGTCATATTGGATCCTCGGTATAAGATGAGAGTGTTTGAATACTTTTTTCCTATGATTTATGGTGATGATGCATCGAGTGAGATTGAGCAAGCTAAAACAACTTGTTATAATTTGCTTAGCAATTACCAATGTCGAGTTTCCGAGCCAAAATCTCATTTCATATCTTTAGTTCCACCTATTCCAATGTTAGAAAGTCAAGGTTCTTTAAAGAAAGATTGGAGCAATCTAGTTGCCTTTCTTAGCTCTTCCTCCAGTAGTGTTCATGTGAAATCTGAATTAAATTATTATCTTGAGGAGAGTCTTTTTCCATGCATGCAAGATTTTGAATTTGATATTCTTAATTGGTGGAAGACAAATGGGATAAAATATCCCACATTACAAAAGATTGCTCGAGATTTCTTAGCTATGCTTGTGTTTACGAATGTATCCAAGTCTGCTTTTAGTATTGGTGGTAGAGTTCTTAGTGTTCATCAAAGTAGACTTTGTCAGGATACTTTGTAA